GGAAGAATCCCATCAATTGAAATGCGGTATTTGGTTTCTAGGGTGCGTGCTATTTTATGCGATCCAATGAAAATGACACCTGCTAATAGACTTTACAGATGAATGTGTTCAGGTgctcctgaaaaaaatgacgtactttccatttttctgtccTACACTCAAAATGTCCATGTTGGAAATAGATGTTTGCAGTAAAAACTAGTGTCCATCTTAACAGTTCTCAAGTAATTTGAAAACTTTTGTACAGTTTAGTTAATATCACAACTTCAGAAGTCGACTTTTGGACACACAAATCAGTGAATATGTATGTAAACAGTGAACAATATTTACTTGCTCTGTCCCATATGACTAAAACCTTTCCTCACGGATGCTTGCAGTGAGGGGAGCCACTTCGGTGATATCTGGCTGAAGAAACTGCTGTCAAAAACCGCATGCTTAATGATTTTAGTTGGTCAGACCCATTGACGTATCAATATATTCTGGGCTATGGATACAAAACATTAATGACATGACAGGgtgaaaaaagtaaatacaacCAATCTATACCAAAATAACTGATCCTGTGTATTTACAGACACTTCTTTTTGTTGCTTGAGAGGGACCTTAAGCACTTTAGGGCAGTGCTTAATTTGGCAGACcgagggtctctctctctctttctctctctccctctccctctctctctctctctctctctctctctctctggtcatAAACGGAGAGTGAGACTCTTGCGCACTCCTCTCAGCCCATGTTGATCTAGAGAAAGCAGCTGAGGAGAAATTTAATCCTGGGCCTGATCGCTCCCTCTGATAATGTTGCCATATTCTAACATAATGAGCTGCCTTTTCTTGGAAGAGATGAGCAGCTCTTGCTTGGTCACTTGCtgactccccctctctcttacaCAAAGCTGGCTCTTAGCAGCCGGCAGTGACACGTTAAATTAAGAAACAAGCCTGACAAGGAgcataaaacattacagtggGTGGCATACCTCCTTGCTCTGCCACAAACGACTGAACATAATTTGAATCCATCTGATTTTGTGTTtagtgaatttaaatgaataaccCTTTGCCCTTCACCCTTGAGCAAGTGCTacttctttgtttctttgtttattctaaaacctttttctttcattttatcatcCACTAGGCTCATAATTTagtataagaaaaaaaactgattgctGAATTTTTTCAAAGTGCAACTAATGCAGGATACAGTAGAATTTGTTGCTTTTCCATTCGTTATGAGGACATTTGTTCAAAGTGCAAGTATCTAACTACCACCATCTGCTGGCAATATTCAGTAGTGATCAAGGTTTACTTCATTATGTTGGAGTAGACATTATACATTGTATAAATTTGGAAATGTTTAATTGGATGAACAGTGATGAGTAAAATCTCTGCAAGACAGCACTTTTACAGTAAGGTTTTCATTAATATGTGCATTATCATGCATTAAACTAAGTATATGTCAGTGCTACCTTTACTATGCCCCCAGGattgaaaaaaattgtgaatatTAAACATAACTGGACAATGGATAATTTCACACTAGTGTGTTCTTATGTGTCTTAGCCACCTAATAACTAATGTGATTTTACAAATGTGAATTAACACTCTCGGAACAAAACAGAAGTAGGTCAAAACACAGGCTGCAATGTGGGTTAAAAAATCATGCAAATTACTTTCACTGCTTTAACCTAATGCAAGTTAAATATTTTGATCCAGTAAAAATATGGTGCAGACTGAGCCCCCTTCACGCTGGGTTTAGGCTGTGTAATCCTGTGTCACCAGATCGAAAGCGTTGCCCTCCCTTGTATCTCCACTGTGTAAGTGGCATCTCCTCATTTGCTTTAGAACTTCGTTCTGCACCTGAAAAACAGATGACAAATTATGCAAGCTACTTAGATATATGGCAGATCACAAACTGACCAGTTTGGTGTACACAATCTGATTTAATGCATGTCTTACCTCTCCATTTAAGAAGCAGTATAGTAATGCCACAATAAACCCCTgcaataaatacagcatttatTAACAATGCTTATCATATATTGATGTTGTTCAGAATTCATCTAATTAAACAGTCTACATGTTGCAAAGTACTGTGCAGCAAATCGCAGTGGACAGTGGTGCATAACTGAGAAGTTATTTTAACATCTGAATATTTGAACATCATAATGTCTTGCAAATATTGTATCAAGTGTCCATGCTTACAATGTTttccacatacagtacagtagctGCTGATGGTGGAACTATAGTGGCAGATGGAGTGATAGGAAGAACAGAACACATGCACAATGCACATGGATGATGAAAAGGCCTGAACATGTGTTAAAAATCATGACTGGCCAGACGGGTCGGCTTTTGAAGGCTATTATGATGAGCAAGCATGATGGTGCCAATGGTCTCAGGGCTCTGGCCCAGGAGTTGTCAGGGAGGTGTGGCAAAGGGCAGAAGGTGGCCAGGGTGTACTTCCACACCTGGAAGGATCCCAGGACCAGCTCAAAGCAGAGCCTTGGCTCCAACCCCACATGCTCTGGGAAGAGTGCAAACACCGTGTAATGCACCCCAAACAGGGGTATCAACAGCAGGGTGGATTTCGCAAGCCTGCTGCATGGAGGTCAGTCCAAACAAACAATTGGGAACACAAATGGGGACAGGTATTAGTTTCTGCAGGACACTTGTTTATAGACAGCCATGGTCCAACATAGCCTTTTATAGTGTATCTCAGGCCCTTGATGTCAAAATATCTACTATtaaaatcaccattaaaattgATCAGATAAATTAAATTGGattcagaaattaatttaaaattttcttaACTAACCAATAAATAAGTAACagagcaaaatgtttttggagaaCGTTCTGTGTCAAACTACTGTATatagtgtttttaaatattacactatggttaaaataaattttaaattatgcattttaggAGATGATCCAAGCcttgttttacttgtttttttttgtaactgacTTTAATCTTGACATGCAGGTAGTCATAATACTGTCTTAGTTTCTCtagtttcattcaaaaatagCATTTGTACTCTAAGATGTGGACAGTTGCCTATTAATGTGCTATAAATGAGTGACACTCACCTGTAGTGTGGCCGTTCACTTCCCTCTACGTCTGGCATCTTCATTTTCTGAAAGATGATCCTGATGATGTTCACAAACACCAAAAAGTTCACCTGGACACCATATAACATCAGGTATTAGTGCTCTGTCTGTTGATGTAAGTCTGTAAAAAGATTTCTTTCATATTCGTGTGTATACTGAGAGATGGCTTCACATGCAAGTTCTGTCTTGATGCATGTTATACTGAAACTCCCTTTTCTCTCAAACAATGAATCCGCAGCACTGAATTCAACAGGGCTAGGTGAAGTAGGTCTGGTGGTAAGGATGGTAAATCAGTATGGCATAGTTTTATGGGGAGGTGCTGTGTAAGAAAGTGCTTTGTAAGTGCTGAtcatacaaatacagaaaacaggatTGGTGTCTTGATGatccaccagagggcgctgtCTAGGTCATCCCAGCACCTGCCAGGAATGAAGGGGCCACTGTGACaattattgtcattcagatTATGATTCAGGCCAAGAatatcttttttcccccctttttaaaaaaaaaaaaaaaatattaccaGCAGCAAATGTCTTTATGCAAGGTGACATACAATATCACTCtataatcatttaaatcattatgTGCATTCTACATTCTGTAACTTCTATAATCATATACATTATCGAACAAATAAGACAGTATCAATTCAAATAGGAAGTGCTTTTGAAACATCAATAAATATACCACCTGTAAAAATGGACAtgtaataaagaaatgtaacacACTTCTCATACATTACAATACTTTTTGACTACAGTAACTATATAACTATACTTtttatctttctctttttctgtctcctggAAGAAATACTCACCCTTTGTTGTCATACTGACTCTTAAACAGTGCCCATATGACAATGGTTAAAGTAGGAGACcctaaaacacagacatttcacaaggtaatatttaatgttatctTGAAGGACTTATTGTGAAAATACAATAACTATGTTTACCCAAGAACACTTTCTTTTCAATCCCTTGTCCAAACAGCAGTTTGTCTCCAATAACGATTGCAGCTGTTAAACATATAACGATTCATTTGGTACACATTATCTCCACATATTGCCTGTCAGAGTCTCTGAGCAATCCAGCTGTGACGCAGCCCTTACCCCAGCCAATGAGGGTGTACCACCAGAAGATCCTCCTCTCTTGGGTGAAGGTAAAAACAAGCAGGGTGTGCAGGTACAGTCCTTCTACCAGCAGCCAGAAGAAGTTGGCCATGACGCAGTACTGGAAGAGGGCCACTGCCGCCTTGCAGCCAGcctggtgtggggggggggggggggtgtggaggggtcACGCTGGGTTGGTTAGCATGATTCTCACTGGTCAGAGAAACTCAACCCAACCCTCTAAACTGATGAACTTCATTGATCCATTTTTACTGAGAGATATTTGAATGTGTAAGAGGGAATTCTAATTAGCATTTCTGGAATATGTTCCACCCACAAGTACAAATATTCTATATGGCTCtgtaaatgataaatgtgtACCCACCTTTAGCATGTAATGGTACATTTATACAGCCTGAGTCTGCATAGCATGGAGGTAGTACAAACACTGTCCTACAGAGGAGCCTGTATTCTAGCATACATCCCCAGACATTTCCATGAGCAGCACCTACAGTGGACACGGTGCAGTGGTCTGTGCTCTCGTCTGCAAACAGCACAGCGTCCTTCACAAACACCGCCACTCCACGCAAGATGAAGGAGGAGAACAAGTTCAAATGGATGTAGGTCCGTGTGCAAAGCAGCTTCCTGAAGGAATAACACAAAAACCCTAAGTGATGCAGAAGGAGCAAAGACAACTCCAATTAATGCAGAGGAAATAGTTTCACAAAATGTTGCAACTTAGCTGCCTTGTCGCTCAGTTTTGTCATGTTAATTCAGACAAGATcgcaacacaacacacattgcAATACAATCAACAGATAATACAATATGTGCAAAGATGCATACATTAGCAAAGAGAACGGTCCGCATAATtgaaatgacattaatttaCCTGAAGGTGCAGAACACCACAATGGCAGAGATGAGGGAGGCTAATGACATTCCGTATCCAATGGTATAAATTAGCTTCACTGCAGCAAAGTATTTTTGCTTAAAACAGAAGAAGtaatttcaaattaatgtaGCCTGGGGAAAGTCACACAGGACAACAAATACTCCCTATAGCGGATCTTTATTCTGTAAAGGAATTTAGATTTCAGATATCAATGCCAGTAAAGATGAATCAAACAAGAATTAGCCTAGTGCCATTGCAGAGCAGATACAATGCTCATtggacagagaaaaagataCCAATCCTGCAATACAGTATAAAATACAGTAGAATACAATCATGTCAGTTCACATGCCTAAATATaatggtaatgtaatgtgctaTGGCGGTGGGCCGTCCTGTGAAACACTGATCAGGTGCAGCTCACACTGAGCTCAGAGTTTTCTGTTAACAGGCCAGTAATCTATTTCTGGGCTAACTCCCAAGAACAGAATTTACAAACGGAACCACAGCCACCTGGCTACATTAAAACAGTCTATGATATTTTGTACAAAACATAGAATTATAAATCTGAGTCAATATTCAATGAAAGCTTTGAATTTGcatgataaaataattataaactaaatatatacataaataaacaaaacccaaacacttcaaagcaataaacagcaAGATATGTTCAATTATAATTCATCAATTTTCTACCTTGTCTCCAGTGTCTTCACCATTGTCCTCAATAAGACAAGCCTTGTAGTATGGCAAACTGGGTAGACTCCAGCCATGAATGGTACAGTTTCGGGTGATTGGAGCTGGAGAAGTAAACCATATTAGGCTGAACATTTCAACATCTATTGCATATAGGGTTCAAAACATTCAATAAAAGCttactttttaacattaaacagaTGGGATAAACACTAGTTCAGCAATGTCCCAATTTATTGTACACAAAATGACCATTTATTTAGTgggacaaaaggaaaaacaggtaTTACCCCAGTATCCTGTTTTAAGGTaaatttttaattcattgtgaAACTTCTGTAAGGAATTGGCtcaaaagaaaatcattttgattaCACTGGGACACTTAGTTAAAATATGGCTATTTGAAAGTCATTTCACAGTTTTAGGTTAAGTATATAGCAAACAgttgtcatttaaaatttgGAGGAATGCAAATCTTGTTTACTATTATCATAAATATTCCTTATtttctgaaagcaaacaaaaatcgTGGAAGTACCTCTGATGCAGTGCATACCTGGGAGAGCGGCATGATTTTTGAGTGGCTGGGGACAGGACACAGACACCTCTTCCCCGATAGTGGCTGCAGGCCAGCAGTTTACACCATCCCACTCAATGCTGCATCCTGGGAGACATAGTCATGCTGCTCAGGATTGCACTGTTTAATGTGTGAGCATCACTGAATGTACTGCAAGTCCCAATACAGGCCTCAGGGATTTACGCCTTAAAGCTATCATGCTGGAATGCTAGAGTGTTTAGGAGAGCACAGCATGTGCATAAGTGCACCGTGGAATGTGCAATCAAGTACTGGATTCACGATGAGGGACCAGTGTGCTCCCCTGTGTGAGAGACCTGGGCCTCCTGTGCAGTGAGCCAGTCCTGTCTCTTGTCTGAATGTTGTGCTGCATGGTTGTGAAGGTTATGGGTTTGACCTTGGCTCTGGCCACACTGttaacacatgcacagagaaatAAGGTGGCAGGAAATGACTTGCTGTGAAGACGCAATGGAACCACACTGTGCAACAAactaatatgtaataataacatCTAATCTCAAATATACTGCTCATATTGCAGATCAATCGACGATTTGTTTTCGCCAATAAAACCAAATATCTCGCAAGTGGCTTGGCAACAGCAAAGCACTTTGAGTCTGCAGTTAGAAAGGACCCACCGGCAGTGTTGTTGACCATAAGCAGAGATGGTCGTTGGATTAGTGACATTCTGTGAAGGCATTCGGCTTCCTTCTCTTGGAGGAGAAACACTATAGAGCATTCTGGATGGCTGGTTGTTACCTGTGAGACACACAAAGACCCAtgagcacagacatgcacaagcacacacactcacacacatgcacacacacacgcaagcaagTCAAATGGTCACAAGTCTTTATGTGGATTGCACTGGAATCGTATCATATGTTTTGAAGACCTAaatttgaaaatggcaaaacaccATCTACATaatatacaagaaaaaaaaaacattaagcattttttacatttagacctctatttacaataaatattcacttgtttaaatgtttgagCTGCAAAATACATATGTTACATATAAACAATCAATATAAGCATATTAATGGCTaccaaagaaacacacaaaggaTCAGCATAATCGATAACACAAATGAGTCATGCaattacagtgaaatgtgtCAAAGAACTTACcacatttaatgtgtttataagTATCCAACAGACAATAATGTAACTGATTTCCAAACACTGCATCCtcatgtcaaatgaaaaattacagtttAAGGGAGAGATACTCCACACAATGCAGCCCTTGCATTCTGGTTGTAATGTTCCTCTGCTCACAATCCAAAAGGTGCTTTCTCATTCCGTTAAACTGATGGCAACATCCCCAAAGGTATAGGCAATTTCTTCAGTGACACAGGCTGCTTCTCACCGAGAGCAGACGCTCAAACTCCCTCTTTAATGGCTTGACGATAACGATCAGCATGATAAAAAGGAGGGAGCTTGGAATACCTGGCATTTAAAGTTGTGATTTTTCGTATTTAGTCCATGTCacatacaatattttttcatatcatttccCATATCACGCATGAAATAATGTGCACCAGAGGGGGCCTCCTATAGACAAAGGGGCtgattttgcatgcatttaaagcatgcaatgtgtgtgttaaatagaaacaagataaaaaaaaacaggaatcaaataatacagaatgaaaaaggGTGTTTCTGTTTGCCTGGATCAGACTCTGACAGATCTGACTAACTCCACCTGATATTTGTCATGCCttatttatgaaacataaaTTGACTCTTTGCTGAGACCAGAGAGATTTCTTTAACAGCTGCACACCATGTGTCCTGAGTActtctgaatattttactgtgtttttgaCTGTAAATAAATGGACACATGAGGGATCCTAAGCATTTGGAAGACACCATCATTCTTTCTCCAAGAGGACTTAAATACACCACCTACCAATGGCTATGTGTGTcctttcattaaaattacagtCTACATGAAAATTGCATAACAACATTGCTTTTATAGAGAAAAAGAAACCCTGAGGATCCATCTGTCTCATCTACCTACACCCAGGGAGGTCCCAGTGATGCAAAAGTGGTGGAGCTGACTGCACAACAGCCCATAACAATCAGGCAAGTTTAAAGGTTGAGTGCACTTGCATTTGAGACATTAAAAGATGACATCACTTGGAAGATAGCATATGCAAATTACTggcagtgcaaaaaaaaagttgtgtcaCCTCTAGGTTGCCCTTTTCAGCAGTTTCATCTTTTCCATAATCAGTCACACCAACAGACTAGGCCTGCTGTAAACTGGCATTGAGACTGCAGAAGCCCAGCAGAGGGTAAAGCAGACCCTCCATGAGAGAATCACTCTGTCCATGCTCATTGCACTTTCCTCCTTTAAATACTATGCTGGCCTTTCTGACCTAATAGTCAAATACCAGCATGACCAGTGTGCACACGTGCTTAGTGTGCAGCCTAGAACACGGTGTCTGCTGTAGGGGCCAGGGTTAACTATGATAGAATGCTCTAGGCTTTTCTGGATTCTTAAAGTATGACATCAGCAATGGAGTCAACCTGACTGTGTGGAAGAGAACTGACGATGAACATTGAGTGAGTGACACTTACTGCTGGCCACAGATGAACAACAGAACATGCCACAGTTGGTGCTCACCATCCTCAATACAGTTCTGCATGTTACAGTCATGTGCTCCGAGTGTACACCACCCGTCAAAAGTTTAGAACACCTCCATTCTTCCagtttattgaaatttaagcaGTTCAAGTCTAGTGTTTgacctgaaatggaacaaaaggaagcggtaaactgccagaggttaaaaaaagtttaggttaccaaacactgaaaaataatgtacatttcagagttataaaaaaatcctttttcaggGAACAAGTAATGGGTTAACAACTtacagcttttctgcagcaatggaaGTAAATTAAGCCTTGAAAGTTGATGCAAACAACTCCTACAGGTGTTCCAACTTTTGTTGATTACTTACAAaccctctgtctgtataaaagcagcgcgacagagtgctgtcactacagttgagtatgtgctgactgccataccaatgagcctggctctttggcgttgcggtcaaaaatgcaatttagtACCttgtagacctgggtttgaggccgggtggggtgactgctctcacccttcgctacaaatggtgtcagaggGGTGAGAGCTtgctgcgaggccatcggaggtgtgcctagtgtgtgagctgtatgaacCGCCAGGTTAGattgaccccggtgtgagggaccccagagatgggtgaagcatggtgtgaaGGGACCCCAGaaatgggtgaagcactggtgagtggggcaccctgggatgggagaagcACAGCAGGGGAATGTGTGAGGGATGCCTCAgtgcgtgaagtgcatgggTGTACTTtccaaaggggagggcagtgtgacagagtgctgccactacatttacatttacatttatttatttagcagacgcttttatccaaagcgacatacaaaagtgcatacagcaagtatagtgacagtacgaggacaggatgtgtacagttccacaatgagacagttctcagctgagagcaaggtctgtttgaggacacagtactatcagatttgtacaattacagcctatagggcactacagttgagtatgtaCACTGACTGCCATAtcaacaagcctggctctttggtgtcgtggtcaaagctgcagtttggtaccccatagacctgggtttgaggctgggtggggtgactgctctcgccctttgctacaagcAGTGTTAGAACAGACTGTGTTACTAGACCCTCTGATGCATTATTTGGACAATATTGCACTGCAGGAAGTAGTATATTGCTTATCATAATGGTgacaaaaaaggcaattaacaaaggaagacagacagaacattatGACCCTTAAAAGTGTAGGTCTTTCCTTTATAGAAATTGGGGGTGTTtaaaacttttgaccggtagtGTAAACTCTGACAAAGTTTGGATAAGGATGTCATTATGGGGAAGTGAGGGGTCCAATG
This genomic stretch from Megalops cyprinoides isolate fMegCyp1 chromosome 1, fMegCyp1.pri, whole genome shotgun sequence harbors:
- the ghrhr2 gene encoding growth hormone releasing hormone receptor 2, with product MLIVIVKPLKREFERLLSVTTSHPECSIVFLLQEKEAECLHRMSLIQRPSLLMVNNTAGCSIEWDGVNCWPAATIGEEVSVSCPQPLKNHAALPAPITRNCTIHGWSLPSLPYYKACLIEDNGEDTGDKQKYFAAVKLIYTIGYGMSLASLISAIVVFCTFRKLLCTRTYIHLNLFSSFILRGVAVFVKDAVLFADESTDHCTVSTAGCKAAVALFQYCVMANFFWLLVEGLYLHTLLVFTFTQERRIFWWYTLIGWGSPTLTIVIWALFKSQYDNKGCWDDLDSALWWIIKTPILFSVFVNFLVFVNIIRIIFQKMKMPDVEGSERPHYSRLAKSTLLLIPLFGVHYTVFALFPEHVGLEPRLCFELVLGSFQGFIVALLYCFLNGEVQNEVLKQMRRCHLHSGDTREGNAFDLVTQDYTA